TATTGCTAACCTGGCTGTTTTCCAGCCTTGCAAGTGGCTTTTGGGGGCACTGGGCTTGCGCCCAGGGGGTTCACTCTGTATGGTTTAGGCACAGGGGTTTGTTCTTGTGGTAATCTTTAAATGATTCAGGCATCGATGGAAGTTGGTTTGCACTACATGATGTAGCTATAATTTGCAAACTATTGCAATAGTTTGTGCATGCAGTCAATGTATTGGCTACAATGAGGGGAAAGAAGATgttatgtatttatttatttattttaattcttttataaCTCAACATAACTTAAAAATTATTCTTGTGCACATCTCAGGTTCTCTGTTTTTGAAGAAATATACAAACTTATGATGAGGTTAGACTTGCTGGTAAGTTATTCTGTTTTTTCCTGTAACTTGAGTGAAATTGGTTTTAATATATACAAAATGTTGTTTCTTTTGGACTATAGCAAAATCTAATTGCTCAAGTATAGGTACTTATCTGATTTTGAGTGAGCTGCAGCCCTTTTCCTTAGTTATAACTTGTCACTTGTGTGCTTAAATTCTCAGTGTACTTTGCTCAGTCTTCCTTTTATGCAGGCAGACTTTTCTGAGTTCTCACGGTTTTAtgattttgttttcttcatttGCCGAGAAAATGGTCAGAAGAATATCAGTAAGTcaatttaaatgaaattatATCCTTAGGTAGTTTAATGCCAGTTCAGTTTTCTTAACCTCATGTGCCTTTATTGTTTATTCACCTTGCAGCTGTAAGCAGGGCTGTTATGGCCTGGAGATTAGTTTTAGCTGGTAGATTTCAACTGCTCAATCAGTGGTGCAACTTTGTTGAGGTAATAAGACTTGTTAGAAACTCCCGTTAAAGAGGATAAAAAAAGAGGATAAATCTAGGTATTCCTCCTAAACAAAGATTGTCTTATTAATTAAAGAGGATAAAAATGTCTTCTAAACATGGATAAAGATTTTGTTTCCCAGTCGAATGATCTGCTTGATTATTTTCGCTACTCTCTTGGCATATTAGTTCTCTTGACTATTGAAAGTACGGAATAGCCGTTCCTGCATTTCTGAGATTAACCCACCAGAAGCATCTAAACTTATTCCTGAAACAATTAATGTTTGCCATGCTTCTGCATTTCTTTGGAAACTTTCAGTTTAACTAGTTTGATTCTCATCATCAACCCCTTCTTCACTGATTGTTTCTTGTCTGGTATAGAAGCCTAAAAATGATTCGGAACATAATGACTTTATCTTAGCAGAATCTAATGGAACGTGTTGTCTCCATTCTTTTATTTGCCCATTGAGAAAAGTAGATATTTAATATTTCATCCATCTCTTCCTTGCTTTTAGACGAGCATTCAGGGCtttccttttaatttttctcattATATTTCCAACTTTATCCAACATGTTAGAGGTTATATTGTTGTGATTGATTGCTAATAATCCATTTTCATCACTGCAACCTTGTTCAAGTTACTTACTGAAAGAAGAAATGACTAAAAACACTGTTAAGCTCCCCAGAGTTTGCAGAGTGGTGTTTTAATCGTCATTTATAGCTCCATGTGTTGCCAGTGCAGTTGCATTTTTGTGAAAATGATTGATTAGGGCCTTGAACATGGTCTTTACTCTGTAGTTGTCACCTTCGGGAAAGTTTAACAGCCAAATGTTAGCCATTCCTCTTTCCATGATGatattttcttttctgtttcaTTGTAGCTGATTTCTTAACTCATGTTGTTTAGAAAAATCAGCGGCATAATATTTCTGCGGACACATGGAGGCAAGTTTTGGCCTTCAGTCGCTGTGTACAAGACAATCTTGAAGGGTATGATCCTGAAGGTATTTATAAATGATCCTTGCCAACCATTTCTTATTGTTCTCAACAACCCTGACAATAGAAAATTTCTTAATTCTGGACAGGAACTGGTGGTTCATTATATGATCACCCGGTTTTCAAACTTGCATTTGCTTTACTGACTAAATTTGTTCCCCCTTGCAGGAGCTTGGCCTGTATTAATTGATGATTTTGTTGAGCACATGTATAGGTTTGATTCCTGATCAATCATCTACGTGTTTCCACAATTATTCGCTTTTAGATGGTTTTATCTGGATATTATGTTATCTGACCTTTTTCCCCTTAGTTTGGCTGGGAAGGGTAAGAGATTTGGGTTCCATAGTCATTCGATGCGAAGATAGGTCTATTGCATTAATAAGATATCCATACTGCTAGGTGTGGAAAAATATACATTGTTGACTTTGATATCATAGACAAAGATGCACCTTTTACAAATGGAGAGTTTGTGTTTCaattttaaaaaggaaagaTTTAGTATGGGATCTTTATTTGAGTAATTTATTGTGACTGATCTGATGGCACTGAGATTCTATATTGCATCTTCAAGGCATGGAAGAATGTGTGAAAAACAGTTAATATTAGCATCATGGCTAGCATTTTGGTCTAGTTGTCTTGTGACTCAGAACACGTCATATTAGTAATGAATAAAAGACAAACCTTGACATTTTTGACTTTCTGATGAAGTCCATTGCACATAAGCACAGTTTATCTGGGCACCTGCATGTGTATCTGGATATGTAACATGGCACGGATTATATGTCTGTTGCAGGATTGGGTGTAATGATACTAGTTATTCGTTGTGCAGTTGCGGTGATTCGGATGAGCGACCATTTGATGATTCTCTTCCTGGTATAATACCTTTTCTATAGCCATGATCAATAATTCACATGGACGATTAGTTTGACTTTTATGAGACTGTAATCATTTGGCAGGTTCGAAGAGCTTACTAGGACTGAAGAGGAAGTTGGGTGATAACTTGCAGAAAGAGCATGAATCTTTAAATGGATATGTTCACGCCAACGGAGCAAGACTTCCAAAGAGAAGGCAACTTATTTCTGCTGACATACTTTTCAACTGTGATGAGAATTGTGGGAGCGCTGCGGATGATTGCATGGAAACAGCTAAACAAAACAGTGCATTGGGTTGCACGAAGTCTCCTTGTTCTATTGAAGGCTGTTTGTCCAAGGGTTTTGCAGGACTCTTCTCTGGTCGTCCTTATTTGCAATGTAATCGGCACAGGGGAGTCTCCTAGATATCTGGACACAGTCGAGATGGTTTGTTGTTGTGTGTCTTATGTGTTATTGGTGTTGACAAGTTACAGGGGCCGCAATTGTTCTGTCACGAGTGTggccattttttattttaaaatacgaattaaaataaaatgtaaTTTCGGAATATAGGTTATTCTATTATGAAATCAATAAGGCCACCGCCCGTTTGCGTTTCTGCCTTATTGGGTTAAAATTGTATTCGTCCCATGTACTAATACATTTTTAATGGAATGTCGCGTTTTAATTAATCGATGAGTGTAGTTACAATTCAAAGAAACGCTCATTTAATCAAttaaagttttattttattttataaaaatatgaattattttattaataaaaggaGATTAAAAGCCTAATGAATATAAACTAATTAACATCTACTTAATTTAAAAGTATAATTCAACTCTATTAATGTCTTCAATATACGTACGTAACTGATATTATTTTTCTATTATCAAGAAATCAAAAAACTTAGGAATACTAATTGATATATATTCACTTCCATTTTATTAAATGCATACAATGGATCAGATTgacaatattatgtatataaaTAGGTCTTCTTATAGTAAACAAATACAAAGTCTTCTTATATATTTGTTACATCTAAATGAtgtttataaataaaaaatagacTCATATTTTACGAAAAAAATATGATCTAAATGGTGCTTACAAATCAACAATAGGCTcatattttaagaaaaaaaaatatgacgTATACTTCTagtgaattaataatttatagtATGAAAGGAACTTGcgtaaagttttaaaaaaaattaatatcttattattatcaaaattattaattaactCGTTAACCTAAGGTGGaacagaaaaattattatttaatagaGACAATTAATTTATAGAGATTTTAGTGTATTTCAAAGTTAATGTGGTTTCATGTAAAGACTTAAAAACTCCTCTCAAGTCCCAGATGACAACAACGGAATAAAAGTTGTCTAAAAAGTAATTCATCTGGGAATTTCCTAGCTTAGAATTTAACAAACAGTACAAGCAATCTTTTTTAATGCAGACATCTGAAATTCTGCCCAACTCAACATTGAGGAAGTGAAGCCAAGCCTTTGGATATTTTCCTGGCAAATTGTTCAGAGGTTTTCCTTGTGGAGATAAAAGGAGTTCACTTGTTTTTAGCTTTCTGCGGATTCAATGTATTGCTCCTCGTGTCAATCAGTACCTATGTATGCTTCATGACTCACCACTGGTACTTCGCCGCAACGAGTATGTCCTCGTACTTTTCAGCAGCATTATCCCAACTTAGGTTTTGCAACATACCACGTCTTTGAATCCCTTCCCAACTATTTTTGTACTCGCGATATGTGAGGAAGCAATTCCCTAGCGCGTTGATCAGCTGATTTGCCTCAGCCCTTTGAAATGTCCATCCAAGCCCAGACTCATTATAAGGATTAAAAGACTGCACAGTATCTCTTAGACCCCCCACTGCATGAACAACAGGAACAGTACCATAGCACATAGCATAGAGCTGATTCAGTCCACAAGGTTCAAATCTTGACGGCATCAGCAAAATGTCTGCACCTGCAGTTATCCGGTGAGCTGTCTTTACACAAAAACCCACCCAACCTCTAATTTTGTTGCTGTACTGTCCTTCAAATTGCCTAAGCATCTGTTCAAGGTCAGGCCTACCAGTGCCCAACATGACCAGCTGCACATCCTGGCCCATCATCCAAGGAATTGCCTCGGCTATAAGATCAACCCCTTTCTGGTGATCAAGCCTTCCAATAAAACCAATCAAGGGGACATTGTCACGGACAGGCAAACCTAACTCCTTCTGCAATGCTTCTTTGCATTGGGGTTTGCCAGTCTTCAAGGTGTCTAGTGAGTAATTTGTGTAACCATCTGACTGAAGATGAACATCCAACTCAGGATTCCAATCTTTTGTATCAATCCCATTAACAACACCCGCAAGTTTCCAGTCATTCTCATTGATTATCCCATCCAGGCCCCAACCACCTTCAGATGTCTTCAACTCCCAGGCATATCCATGACTCACTGTGACAACACGATCAGCTGTCTTTATCCCTGCGGCAAATATATTGAGGTGCTCACCTCCAACAGGATCATACAACCTAAAAAGGTCCAAGTAATGTGGTGGAAGATCAACACAAGAGAAGTCATCCACAGGACCGCGACCCTGGATGCAGACATGAGAAAACACACAATAAACGAACAGAGAACACGggcaatggaaaaaaaaaaatgtattgtgCAAATTTTGCAGAGGAACCAAAAATTGTTTTACCGCTAAAATGATCAGCACCTTTTCAAGTATTGATgtaacagaaaaaaaaaatttaatcaaaCCATGAACCAGTGAACGGGAGCTCTCCCTCCATTCCCAACCTCATATCCGCTTCTGATATAATGTCATGTATGACAAGCACCTATATCATATATGACTTTTCAAATCACACTTTCACCTACTCCCAAGGCTGATCATTTGACAACTATATTTGGAGACAATACCTATATGTTGTTGGATGATAAGTCTCAGGACAAACCTGGTGAGCTATGTTATGAATCACAAGAACACATCTGGCATATTTCATTATTCCGTGATCACGATAATGTGCCTTCAAATACACGGGCAGTAATGCTGTATGCCAATCATTTGCTATAAAAACCAAATTTCCATCTCCATAGCAGACCCCACCACATGGAACATGCCAAGGcacctaaaaataaataaataaataaagcatttCAGTACTCCAGATAACATATAAGAATACGAGGGACATAGAAACAAGGAACATTGAAGAAATAATCATGAGTAAAATCAAGGTCTATTTCATTTCAGCCATTCTTTTCATGAATTCCACAGGACtaagcattttttttctttctcaaagCTTATTCCAGACAATTTTATCAATTCTTGCATGACAGACGGCCACCTCCATAAAAAGTCTAACCCTTATCATCCCCAACATTGACTGATGAATGACAGCTTGTAAATCTTCTCATCAGTAAGATATCGATATAAAGAGTACAATTGCATGACTGAACATGACTTGCTGTTTTAGTTCATGAAGGTTGACAAATATGTAGCCTTGTGAACGCAAGGCCAAAAGAAGTGCCAGGCCATGATGCCTCATAATGTTGTACCTCAACAGCAGCTTTGCAAAACAGAACCATGCGCTTTAAAACATCCTGGAACAACCAGCAGCACAAAAAATTAACATCTGTGAATCAGAgaattgatgatgaagaaacacAAACATTTACATCTATGATTCTGATACACGTctatattttacataaatacACAAATAGGCAGAATAGGAAAATGCAATGTTGAAGCAAGGGAAGCAGCAACACACAAGCATCTGGTCACAGAAGAACACTAGGAAAAGGATAATCAGGGAGAAAAGTCACATCCTGTAGAAGATATACCATCTGGGCATAAGACTGTATTTCCACCATTGGATAGAGAATAACAATACAAAGCTTACttgtttaagaaaaaaataaaaacctacCACACGTTTGCCCCCATATATGTCATTTCCAATATGTCGAAATGAAGGACTGTCAATGAAAACAAAATCAACACTATCAATGTAAGCTTGAAAGTACGTCACCTCCATATCCTGCATGATGTGCAACCAGGTATCAGAAATTTTAATGTCATAAATGTTTTGCTTAAGATACAATAAGGGTGTACAACTTCATACCTGACCATCTACTTTATACCTTTTCCGAACCCCTGTATCTTGAGCTCCAGCATAATCACCATACCGAGGTGCAACAACCTATAAAATccaccaaaaaataaaagattcaTTTTATATGTACAACTCAACTACCAAGAATCTTGCTGGATTTCTGCGCTGTCCGCTAACTTACATACCATACTACAATTACCGTGAAGTGCAGAGTGACAAGTTTATGGAAGAATGAAAATTTCTCATTTCTTACACAGAATGCAATATTCCACATAGACAGCATACACGTCAAAATGAGGACCATATGCAACactggaaaataaaaaaaggaaaataaaactggCGAGCTATTCAGAAGttcaaaaatataaaatccTGACATCAGCTACAAATTGCTTTTGAACAGGTACTCCACCATGTGACCATCTTGTCTTGGAAAGAGTTTCTGAAACTTTACCATAACTCTATGTCCTCGCCGAGCCAAAGCCTTGGGTAAAGCTCCAGCAACATCCCCAAGCCCACCTAAGTAAATTCTTGACATATTAGTTCTCATGTTGAGTAGAATACAAGTATAAAACTAAGGCACAATCATATACAGACCTGTCTATCATTATATGCAGACATACACATGCAAGCGCCCACCACTGAGTATGGATATATGCAATGAATATGTTTCAGCTCAAACTTCAAGGCACTATCTTAATTAAAAGGAAAGAGGATATATTAAACTGCATTGAACATGATTACTAAAACTAATGTTTTTATTCCATGACAAGCCTCGAAATAACTACTGACTGGAGAAATAGATGTCTAACAGTCAAGCACATCCATTTGAACAGACCCTTCAGTCAAGGAGAAGTGCATATTTGAGTACTCCAGCCTATTCTTTTTGTAGGAGTATATGTTCACTATAATTTCAGCATAAACTAATAAAACATTGTCAATAAGTTTAATATCTACTAAATGGAGATCAAAAGGAAATGGCAACATGCTTAACCTAAGACCTGAAGAAGTTAATCCCCATAAAATATTTTCCACCAGAAACTTAATGTTATCACACTACCTGTTTTGGACCATGGTGCACATTCTAAAGCAACCAATATTATGTTCATAACATTGATGCCAGCCAATGGAGGGGCTTTTACTTTTTCACCCCCAGAATCTTCTTTATCAACATTCACCTCCTGTGCACTCGATTTTTCGAAATCTTCATGTTGCTTATCTTCCAAAGGCAACTTTGCACTGGTCTCTGAGAGAAAGGATGGCAGATCAGATGGAATTTTCTCTGTTGATATACTCGCTAATTGGTTTTCCGAATCTACATCAAAGGAAATCTTTGAACTGGAAGTTCCTACGGCAGAAGTGGCACTTCTAGACTGCTTGTTTACATGTGCAGAAGCATCTTTATAGGACTGAAAAATCTCTTTGCTAGTGTCTTTGGACTGCTCCAAGGAACTTGCACTTGAAGAAGTTTCTGTGCGCAGCAGGTTCTTTCCAGGTGCATTCACCTCATCAGTTGTCAGTACCTCATCTTCTTCAGTTCCATTGGCTGATGCAACATTAACAGTTGAAAGGGTGCTGTCATTCTCCTGGTCAATAATGCTATCTTTTATAGATGAAACTAATTTTTTACGTTCCGCAATCTGCAAGAGAGAACCAAATAAAATGATGTCAGCAACCTGAATTTACACAAACGATCTGATGATAAAGCCTTGAGATGATGAGTATGAGCAGAAGATCACAACATCTATCAATGAATCGGGGGCCTGACATTAAATACAGGAAGTATCAAGAAGTGAAATTGAAAGATACACGGGAATTAATTATAGTTCAAAATAGTTAACAAGCCATTATACCAAGTTCTTACATACTCCAAGCGAAAAGAAGCTGGGCAACCAAAGTAATGCACATAGATGCCAACTACTGTACAGGAGGCCCAAGTAGATTATCTAAGAGAAAGGTCACAATCTCGTCGCTTAAATGAAGTCATGGTCATCAACGAGGAGAAAGCAATGCTGATACAAACACACATCAAAAACCGAACAGCCGAAATTGACTAGTCAGAACAGAATAAAGTACAGACTCTAATCCTTACAAACAACCTATAGGGGGCATTCGACATATGATTCGGCAACACCAATCCCTTTTCCCTTTTCCCTTTTAAGATCATATTTTCACTTGCATACAAGCCAACGCAGAATCGAATTGCCTTCGAGGTACAAGTCAGATGGTTCTTCAAATCAGTAATAGGTCATCCACGAAACGGtcgaggaattttacaattaaGCGTTGTCCTCAActacatttatttatttatttatttttaaaaaagcCTACATTTCATATTACCTACCCCGGAAAAAAATTACATTTCATAAAGGGGGGAAAAactcaaaatcaaaatttttgggCAAAACGTTCAGATGGTTGTAACGAACCTGATTAAGTAGGTCTTTCTGCATAGCCAGAACTCTCTTGCTCTTCTCAATTGTGGCTTGTAAAGCATCGTCCGATTCTTCCCCACTCTGAACTTCCCCAGAGCCACTGCCTGTGGCGTTAAAGCGCTGGAGCGTCCACTTCCTAGTCATGGTGGAGCCGCAGCATGAAGATAGGCTCGCAATACCTTCATTCAAAAGCCCACAACTTCCAAATTTGGAATCGCTGGTAAACTTCCTCGGCCTAAATGCTAGCAAAGGCAACTTGGGTCGACGATGATTTCCACTGTAGGGAATAACTGAATTGTCTAAAGCAGGGTGAATCACGAAGGGAAAGGACGCTGTCGACGACGCCATTACGGCGTTCGATGATTTGACTGTGAGaaattagagttttttttttggggaaggGGGGTTTAAGATTTCAAGGAAGTGAGGAGAGCAGCAGAGCAGGAAAAACTACAGAATAGTCATACCCAGTGGATGAAAAATGAACGGAATCCCGAGGGGGGGACGGGGTGTTATGGGCGGCAGTCAGCTTGGTGAGTTGTGGCGCCAAAGTGAAGCGTGGGTGGGTGTAGTCAGTAGTGTTGTGAGATGGAGGTGGAAATGAAATGAAGAGAGACGAAAGCATGATTAATTAACGCCCAAGAGTCGTGGCGGTGTAGATGGATTTGGAATTTTGTAGCTGGGATCGTAAAAAATCTAAGAATTGTGTCATAACACTTTCTTGATCTAGTTAGGTCTGTATACCCATTAACCTCCTATCACAGTCTTCTTAGGCTCCCCCTCCCCCCTAAATTAGGATAGAATAGATTATACACATAtatcgttgctgacaaaaaaaaaaacaaactccAAATGGTTACTAGTAGTTTACTAGTGCCATTAGTAGTAGTTACTAGTTAAGGCTGGGTCTGTGAAATCCTgaatttgtttggataaaatattatttaaaataaatattataatattttttatgatatgttatatataaaataaaaaaataaaataaaaaaatatttttaatataaacaaaatattatttaaaaaaattttgatatccAAACAAATCCACTAATTACTAGTACTGCTGCCAGTGCTAGTCAACAACTATGAGTAGTTACTGTATTGAATGGGACTATCAATTATGCAACTTTAGAAATgttcattctctctctctctctctgttgtGTTTTTATTATTGGACCATCGGTTTCCATTTTCCTTTCAAATTTTCTGCACAATTAACAGCATGGGGCAATCATGGGCGCGAAGCTAATGATCCTCTCAGGAATCGTACTACCACTGAATTTCTGAAAAGCTGAATGACCTTTTGACTCCTTTCTAGGATATTCGATCCATCAAACCCCCTTTCTATGATCTTTTTCTAGAAGATTATCCCTGGCTACTCTTCTTGGCATGAGTGAAAAAGATTTACTATCATCACCCACCCTTAGAGGATTCTGGGCTGCCACTCAAATTGGGCCTGGGCCAGAGGTGGAATGTAAGAGATGCCCATCCTCTATGGTTCGTCAACATCAACAGTGTGTGCCAACTCTCCTCTCTACTTCTTTAACCACAAACATCCACACAGTATCACGTCCCCTGGCCTGcaccttttcaatttttgtaatCATTTTTCCAATCATGACAACTGAGCACAAAAAATATTAACATCCGTGCCAGTGAATCAGGGAATTACCTTGAATGGGTAAAAGTCACGTTACAAAATGCATTACAATTTCCATCACAGATGTATAGGTTCCAACTATCATAATAGAAATGCCCATCAAGACAATGCCGACTATTACCAGCTGCTCAAGACCTAATGTCTGGTAaatgccagaaatcttcaagAAGCACAGGCAAGGAAGTATGGCGGAGGCTGTGACGCTAAGAAATGCTCCAACAAGTGACATGAGATACCCAAAAAGCGGTATGGCCAGGGACACAATAACGGTGCTAAGGACCAGGCTGGTTCGGACGAAGAGGCTATATGACCTTTTATGACAATTTAACGGCAGCCTAGTCTCAATGGCATTCACAATTGGTATTACCATCAGAGCATATTTGGCTATGGGATTGACCAATGTGGTGTATATTGCCACTCTCGAGCTAATCTTGTCGATTGGAAGGTTCAATGTTATTTGAGACATGAGTTCTGAACCGAACATCAGGTAACCCACAATTGCCATCAATGCATACGAAATAGTGCATACAAGAAAGCATATTCCCAGAACCTGCAACAGAAGTTGAGCTAGTAACTCAGCAGGTGTTGAATGACTTGCACAGGAAATTAGGAAATTAGGTGTTGATATCGCATAACCTTGGAAAATTGTCTCTGATCTCTCATGGAAGTGTACAAGGTGGGAAAAACTGGATGAGCGCAGTAACAGAAGGAATAAAGGCTCGCAGCAGTAGGAATTCCGCTCCAATTTATTAGAACTCCCTTGTGATGAAATCCAATGCCATCAAACTCCCCAGCCCAGAAGATTGAACAAAGAAGTAGGAGAGAAGCTACAACTCCGCTGGCAGAAATATAAGAAAGGATGCTCATGTTGTTCAACCAAACAGTAGGCAGTATTATAAGGCCAACCATGATAACAAAGCTCTCTCTTCCTCCGATTTTAAGACCCCCAATTTCGAAATTGACATCGGGGAGCAAGTTGTATAAATTATCTCCTTCAAGAATCAAGAAACCGGTTGCCACCATATAGAGTTCAGTATTCATTACAATGGATACAAGTGCTCTTCCTTTTGCCCCAAATGCGCGCTCACCGATATCGGGGTAGCTCCTTATGCTTGGATCCATATCCATGCATCTCTGGATAAGCAAGCCAGTATAAAGAGCAGAGGATGCAATAACTAGCAGTAGCATCAAGCTGAACCATCCGCCTGATGACAAGGCATATGGTACTGAGAGTATTCCAACTCCTGAACAACAAGCACGAATTACCTAGCGATTTAACTTTGGAACCAAAT
This portion of the Coffea eugenioides isolate CCC68of chromosome 11, Ceug_1.0, whole genome shotgun sequence genome encodes:
- the LOC113753129 gene encoding amino acid transporter AVT1I, with the protein product MDPEEPGNGFSSRTIPLLVSSTSSSSSSNHTRDPIIIHSLSTSGNTSFYKTCFNGLNALSGVGILSVPYALSSGGWFSLMLLLVIASSALYTGLLIQRCMDMDPSIRSYPDIGERAFGAKGRALVSIVMNTELYMVATGFLILEGDNLYNLLPDVNFEIGGLKIGGRESFVIMVGLIILPTVWLNNMSILSYISASGVVASLLLLCSIFWAGEFDGIGFHHKGVLINWSGIPTAASLYSFCYCAHPVFPTLYTSMRDQRQFSKVLGICFLVCTISYALMAIVGYLMFGSELMSQITLNLPIDKISSRVAIYTTLVNPIAKYALMVIPIVNAIETRLPLNCHKRSYSLFVRTSLVLSTVIVSLAIPLFGYLMSLVGAFLSVTASAILPCLCFLKISGIYQTLGLEQLVIVGIVLMGISIMIVGTYTSVMEIVMHFVT
- the LOC113753301 gene encoding granule-bound starch synthase 2, chloroplastic/amyloplastic; protein product: MASSTASFPFVIHPALDNSVIPYSGNHRRPKLPLLAFRPRKFTSDSKFGSCGLLNEGIASLSSCCGSTMTRKWTLQRFNATGSGSGEVQSGEESDDALQATIEKSKRVLAMQKDLLNQIAERKKLVSSIKDSIIDQENDSTLSTVNVASANGTEEDEVLTTDEVNAPGKNLLRTETSSSASSLEQSKDTSKEIFQSYKDASAHVNKQSRSATSAVGTSSSKISFDVDSENQLASISTEKIPSDLPSFLSETSAKLPLEDKQHEDFEKSSAQEVNVDKEDSGGEKVKAPPLAGINVMNIILVALECAPWSKTGGLGDVAGALPKALARRGHRVMVVAPRYGDYAGAQDTGVRKRYKVDGQDMEVTYFQAYIDSVDFVFIDSPSFRHIGNDIYGGKRVDVLKRMVLFCKAAVEVPWHVPCGGVCYGDGNLVFIANDWHTALLPVYLKAHYRDHGIMKYARCVLVIHNIAHQGRGPVDDFSCVDLPPHYLDLFRLYDPVGGEHLNIFAAGIKTADRVVTVSHGYAWELKTSEGGWGLDGIINENDWKLAGVVNGIDTKDWNPELDVHLQSDGYTNYSLDTLKTGKPQCKEALQKELGLPVRDNVPLIGFIGRLDHQKGVDLIAEAIPWMMGQDVQLVMLGTGRPDLEQMLRQFEGQYSNKIRGWVGFCVKTAHRITAGADILLMPSRFEPCGLNQLYAMCYGTVPVVHAVGGLRDTVQSFNPYNESGLGWTFQRAEANQLINALGNCFLTYREYKNSWEGIQRRGMLQNLSWDNAAEKYEDILVAAKYQW
- the LOC113753302 gene encoding uncharacterized protein LOC113753302 isoform X2, with translation MESSSFVPTRFDIFEIYGQYCAIMSRPYDSGSEGCLSNEEYQNGRYSRNALTQLSKLVDSRSQTRFSVFEEIYKLMMRLDLLADFSEFSRFYDFVFFICRENGQKNITVSRAVMAWRLVLAGRFQLLNQWCNFVEKNQRHNISADTWRQVLAFSRCVQDNLEGYDPEGAWPVLIDDFVEHMYSCGDSDERPFDDSLPGSKSLLGLKRKLGDNLQKEHESLNGYVHANGARLPKRRQLISADILFNCDENCGSAADDCMETAKQNSALGCTKSPCSIEGCLSKGFAGLFSGRPYLQCNRHRGVS
- the LOC113753302 gene encoding uncharacterized protein LOC113753302 isoform X3 — protein: MESSSFVPTRFDIFEIYGQYCAIMSRPYDSGSEGCLSNEEYQNGRYSRNALTQLSKLVDSRSQTRFSVFEEIYKLMMRLDLLKNITVSRAVMAWRLVLAGRFQLLNQWCNFVEKNQRHNISADTWRQVLAFSRCVQDNLEGYDPEGAWPVLIDDFVEHMYRIGCNDTSYSLCSCGDSDERPFDDSLPGSKSLLGLKRKLGDNLQKEHESLNGYVHANGARLPKRRQLISADILFNCDENCGSAADDCMETAKQNSALGCTKSPCSIEGCLSKGFAGLFSGRPYLQCNRHRGVS
- the LOC113753302 gene encoding uncharacterized protein LOC113753302 isoform X1, with the protein product MESSSFVPTRFDIFEIYGQYCAIMSRPYDSGSEGCLSNEEYQNGRYSRNALTQLSKLVDSRSQTRFSVFEEIYKLMMRLDLLADFSEFSRFYDFVFFICRENGQKNITVSRAVMAWRLVLAGRFQLLNQWCNFVEKNQRHNISADTWRQVLAFSRCVQDNLEGYDPEGAWPVLIDDFVEHMYRIGCNDTSYSLCSCGDSDERPFDDSLPGSKSLLGLKRKLGDNLQKEHESLNGYVHANGARLPKRRQLISADILFNCDENCGSAADDCMETAKQNSALGCTKSPCSIEGCLSKGFAGLFSGRPYLQCNRHRGVS